From the genome of Methanofastidiosum sp.:
AGGGCAATTCTAACCAACTACCCATTTCCATTTCTAAACTTTCTGGTTCAAATTTTTCATAACCCGCCCCATGATAGAACGTCATTTCTCCAAAATAAATTCTGTCATTAACGTAATAGAAGTCCACCCTTACATGTGGATAATCTTTCGATAATATTCTAGCTAGCTTGAGCATTTCATTTAACTTATTCGGTTTTTTAATAATCGTATTAGGATCTGTAGGATATTGAATAGAAGCAGGTATATAATTCCACTCAGTGTCATACAAGTTTCTCTTATGTCCACTGAATCGATCGTAATCAACTTGAATCAATTTAGGTTCACCGTTAAAACAAAATATTTTGTAATCTTTAAGTTCTATGCCAGATTCATCCACCATATATTTTTCACATATAATTCTTGGTTTAATATTTTTATACGGCCATTCTCGATGAACCCAATAATACCTTCGTTTAAGCCACATATTGACTTCTTTTTTTAGCTCAACATAATTAATCTTTAATTTATCTTTGCATATATAAATGTTTCCTGAGGTATGGTTAGGTTTTAATACAAATTCATTTGGTAAAGCATCAAAATCTATTTCATCAAAATTATCGTATACTCCTAAAAGCGGTATTAAATATTCTTCACCAATCGTTTCCGCGATGTATTTTCTCACTTCATACTTATCAACTAACTTTGTATACTCAGGCTTTCGATCATATAGTTTTAGCCATTGAATTTTTTCATTGAAAGTCTGAGGATTTCTAAGATTAAGCTTTTTACCCACTTTAACATAATACGCAAACCGTAAATATAATGAATCTGGTATGAATTTTAATAGTCCATCAATCTTAAGCTTCTTTAAAATGCTTACTTTGTTCATACCAACCACCTCAATTTACATTTATAGAATTAAGTAGATCTCTAATTTTTTCTATATAACAGCGATAGTCGAAATTTTTTTTTGCTACAGTTCTACATTTACTGCGCATATTTTGAATCGATGGATAATCTAACGCAATTGCTTTTCTTAACCCATCAATTACATCATTGACCGTGTTTCCATACACAACAATTCCAGTTTCCATGTCTTTTAAGTACAATCCAATATCGCTCGTTAG
Proteins encoded in this window:
- a CDS encoding glycosyl transferase, whose product is MNKVSILKKLKIDGLLKFIPDSLYLRFAYYVKVGKKLNLRNPQTFNEKIQWLKLYDRKPEYTKLVDKYEVRKYIAETIGEEYLIPLLGVYDNFDEIDFDALPNEFVLKPNHTSGNIYICKDKLKINYVELKKEVNMWLKRRYYWVHREWPYKNIKPRIICEKYMVDESGIELKDYKIFCFNGEPKLIQVDYDRFSGHKRNLYDTEWNYIPASIQYPTDPNTIIKKPNKLNEMLKLARILSKDYPHVRVDFYYVNDRIYFGEMTFYHGAGYEKFEPESLEMEMGSWLELPSKISK